In the Arachis hypogaea cultivar Tifrunner chromosome 20, arahy.Tifrunner.gnm2.J5K5, whole genome shotgun sequence genome, TCAGGTAGACGAATCTCAAACGTTTCATTATTCACTAACATTGAAATTACATTTAATCAAACTAACATCCCCACACTCAACCCTACATACAAAGGGAAAAATATCCTTTTTCCTCTCTCTGTTCTTCTTCCAAAACAAAAAGCGCTGATTTGAGTTACAGAAGGAAGTGAACGACGATACCAATCAGGCGGAGGGTGATGATCATGAGTGTGGCAGCTCAAACGGATTTGACGGCGGTGGAAGGTGCACAGGAGGAGGATTCATCCGTGTCGGCAGCGGAGGAGGGATTAAGAGGTGCGCGAATTGCACGGTTATCGTCGTCGGGATCGTAATCGGGGTTCAGATTACGATCGATGGCTTCGCGACCCATTTCGAGGCATGGCTTGCATGCGATCTCGATGGTGGCCCATCCGAGAAGCACCGCCGCCACTGCTATCACCGCGCTCGTGATGGCACccatttttttcccgattttacTTAGCTTCTTCCTCTTCCCACCGATCCCTCTCTCTGTTTACGAAGGAAATCCATCGATAAAGTAAACTATCAAACTTTTCATGGGCTTCTATTGTGGGCTTTTCGTGGGCTGCTTACGTTTGGACTCTCTCGAAAatcataaatacaaaataacaagttgactaccaaaaaaaaaaaaataacaagtttACTTATATTAAAGTTTGCATTTTACCAACGCAAGTTGGCACAGATGGATGAGGGTCTGTGTCCCTTAACCATCTCTCCCGGGTTCATACTCACTGGAGGATGGGAATGGAGTTTGCTTGCTTGCTTGGGAGGGTCGCCCACTTTGTGTGCCTCTGCAGTATCCGAGGGATTAGTCATTGGGCTTCCGGCCTAATGGATACCCTGgtgcaaacaaaaaaaaagtttgcATTTTTTTACCATAGTTATTAGAACTGAACCGGTATTTGACCTGGTCATACGACTGGGTCACTGGGtcattggttcaaccggtgggtcactgatTAATTCGGTTGAcccggtcataattaaataaagatataaaattataaaattaaaattaaaagttaaatgcatattttttaaaatatattaataacaattaaatatcaattcttagatataatttatactacaaaaagagataataaattagtcactagtataaaatattttttcaatttaaatggaaaaaaaaaacaaaagataaacaaTTAATATCAATGTATTTATATAGTATGTATTGTTACTTGTTTAGTATTCATGTAAATCATCCtttaaaaggataaaaataaaaaataaaaaatcattcacgttttgttatatatatactttttgtcATATACATTACTGAGGAACAAGTTTGCATAGCGGGAAGGGGGAGGTTGTATGCTCACGCGGTCTCCTGATCGAATCCCGTGGGTCGCCAATCCCGCGGTTCGGCGACCCACGGGTGCACCGTGGACCTGCGGCGGTTCTAATGTGATCTGCGGCGCGAACCGGCCAATTTTCAACAGATTTGATCACCATTGACCGATTCGCATTCATGTTCAGTCCAATTTGCCAATCGAACCGGTCAGATCACCGGTTCACTGATTTTTTTATCAAACTGGTCGGTCCAGTCCGATTCTGATAACTATGGTTTTTACATAAAGATAAATAATCATTGAATTTTCTTTTTTAGCTGTGGGAAAATTCAAAATTGACTCTTTGACCCAAGACACTGGTAATTAGGGGAGATGTCAATAAGCTGCAAGGTTTGATTGGCTTCTTGCTTTACATTCACTCAACTAAGTGCAACCATACCTTATCTGCTGCATCCACTGCTTTGATAGCAACATAGGGTTCCAACAATATTCAATTTGGTCTAACTTTCATTAGTTTGTAATAGtcttttgattaataattctcagtttctcgcattaaactatttaaaaagaaaattcagTCCAATTAGTGCTCTAAAGAAAttcttttaaaatacaaaattgttTATGTATTTgatgttattaattaaaatctAGCATTTTGGATTAAAATTATCTACTTTTATATCATTAATAAAGGTATTGTTAGGTTGGACTAGCTAGGAGACTATATGAAAATGAAAAGATACAAACTTATTTGAATAAATAGActaatacataaatataaaagatGCCTCTGCCATATGACATACAAACTTATTTGTACATCTCTATCGTTTCAATGTTTTCTCATATTTTGTAGTCCTTTCTTAAAAAGACTAATGACTATATTCAACCACTCCTAGGTAACCTATCTCACCTAAAAGTATGATTTCAACCACCAAAACAAGTTATAATTTGAGAtgaccaaccaaaaccaaaaccaaattcatGGACCCAACAGCCCACTCTGATCAATTATCAATATCTTCACAATGAATACAGTAGCACGTGCAACATAACATTCTGCTACTTACATTACAATAATGGAAACGTGGATCTAAGAAAAAAACGTCATAGACTTTGGTTCACCCTACCCTATAtcaaattattcaattaattaatatgaCCACATCCTCTTCACAAGCAAGCAGCACATCACCCTTTTGTTGCAAAGCATTAAAATCTATTTAAAGTATGTACTTGCTAGCATTCAAGGAGTTCAACAAACTAAAGAATAGCATAATTAACACCATCATCAGTTGTCTAGTGTCGTGTATCTTGGAAAATACCATACTTACACAACACCATCACTACTTGGTTTGCACAAGTAATGAGTATCAATGCGGCTTTCTTTGACCATTAAGAAAGCCTATAATGTCTTTTAGGCAGCGTTTGGTgcagagacagagactgaaagattgagactgagagacagattAAGAGacagattgaaataaattttagtattctgtttggtacaaagtagaagacagaaattgaaacaagaatgaagctctaatttaatttgcacaaacggtaaaattagaattaattaattgaaatgaggatatttgaggtataaaatgttattaaagtttcagtcttcgtctctaaaaattttagtccctgtgtccccactttttggaggtactgaaatactgaaattttgggaaCAAAGACATAAATTTTAGTATCAGTCTCTGAgctaacaaacatgatactgagtctcagtcttcaAGTCTCTGTCCCAatatctcaaaacaaacgctacctaggAACAGAGGGATCAACTTGGTCAACAAGGGGGAGAAATTTTCTTACGGGAATTGAATATATTAGCAAAATCCAATCATGTACAACTTGGGAATTCTCAGGAAGTGACAGATACATGCATAAAACCAATGTACATCAATTCTAAAGAACAGTTGGTAAATAAATGTGGCTTATATTTAAAGGTGTTAAGACAATCACAAGTCTTTTCCATCAAGTTGTTGGTCCCTCTGGGCCAACAATTTGGTCtctgttttaaaattttacttaataTGTTAATGGTTCATGACTAGGTACTGCATTTCCTTTAGCACAGCTCATGATTGGTTAAGTTTAACCTGTGAGGTAAAAAGGCTCCAGTTCATAGACTATTGAGTTCTTGTTCAATTGTCCCAAGCTATATAAGTCACTATAACCTACTTACTGTTAATCAATCTATGGTTATAAGAAGCCTAATGGACAAAGTAAAATGAATAAGCATGTAAATTGCAGAACATTTTATTGTTGCAGTCTCTGTCTCTCACATGATATATTTAGTTCCTATGTATGCAGTTAAGTTGAGCAACTAAAGGGCTAACATGGAAAATGGCTTATGTGTAAATTACACCGAAACACTATTTTCCTTTCTATCCCATCAAAACTTTAATCTACTATGGCTTCAAAAAGACACATATTACTAGAAATTATGACAAAAAAACATGTTATAGAGCTCAATGAACCACAAGAAGGTACTTCCATTAATATAATTCGAAAGAGTATCCCCTCACACTGCGATTACAACTTCTAGACTATTgtgataattatatttaattacatTTTATTCAGATAACATTCTTACCACAGTACTAGAGAATAAGAAAAACTATGCAAACAGCACCTGAGAGCTTGAAGGAGTGAGATCAGATAAACTCTCCGGTGCATCAATTACATGCCACCGAACACTGAAGCTCCATTTTTCGTCAGAATTTTCGTCTGGAAGCAGTCTAGAGATATGACCAACAGCAACATGAAGATTTCGGCCCACGACATAAATATGGCAATCGCAAGCATTGACAGCAAAAGGCTTGCATATTTGCTCAGGCAAAGGGGGACCATCTATGGCATCCCAGGAGTCTGTTTCCATGTCATAGACCTTTAGCTTCATTCTTTCAAGCTCAGAGACAACAAACAAGTGGCCGTAAACAACGACACTTGAACCGGTCCAGCCTTCTCTAAGTCCAACAGCCATGTTTTCCCAATTATCTGTTCTGGGATCATAGACTTGCCCCCTTGGAGAGACATAAAAGGGCCATAACCAGCCTTCCGTGACGAGAAGCTTCCCGTTGAGAACTGCTGCATCATAAGATGCCATATTGGTTCCCATGCTGGCGATAGAGCGCCAATTTCCAGTGAGAGGATCCAATACCTCAGCAGAATCCAGCTCATATAGATCAGTGCTATTCCCACCAGCTACATAAAGCATCCCATCAATTACTCCACTGGCAAAAAATGACCTTGCTGTATTCATCCTATTCATGACAGTCCAACGATTTTTCTGCATCTCATACTTCAAGACCAAGTCAAGAGGGCAGTCGACGTCGGAGACCATACCACCGCATACAAAAAGAGTGCCATCCCGGGGAATCGAAACACACCTAAAACCATGGGGGCAAACCTTGTCCTTACAGGGCATTGCAGGGATAGTGTGCCACGAAAAGTGAGTGAGGTCAAGAACCTGCCATTGGATCTTTCCAGTGCACTTGTGGTAGGCAAATACAAAAAGCCAGGGGTCTTTGAATCCCAATTGTCTCCTGTTGGTGAAAAACCTCTCTTTGTTTCCAAGTAGCAGATGCCACCTCTTGCATACAGCTCTACACGATGAATGACTCTGAACCGGCAGCCGGAGAAGGCAATTGAGAGCAACATCGTCCGGCAGGCCCGGTATTAAGGGGTCTCCCCTGAGAGAATATTCCAATGAAGATTGGATCACAGCTAACCTAAACTTGGGAGATAATGTCATTTGAGGGTCTCCTAACTTGTGTACTGCTCCCTGTTGAGACGAAAATCGAACACGCTGCATCTTCAAATCCTAAACCCTCCCTTTCACAACTAAACTTGATTTCATTCCCCCCAAAATCAAAATCCTCCTCAACAAACACAAAATTCTATGAAAGCCAGTAACTTTACCATCAACTGGAAAGAATTTAACTTTGGAGCACACAGAGATACCAATTTACAAAAAGGCAAAAGCTTAGAAGCAGCACATAGAAAAAATCTCAGCTTTATCCGAAACAGCAATCAGCAAAGCAAAACACAGAGAAGAGAACTTACAAGAAGGAAGGAGGTAGCTGGTGAAGTATATTATAGGCTGAAAGACGGTGACTTGAGATGAGAATTGAGATTGCTTTTTGAAGCATAcatagatataaaaattaaaaactaaaaacagaGGGTGATGAATGATTTCATTCCATTtgagagaaagatttgatttattttattgtatgcaAACACAATCCCCACGCGCTTTTCCACTCGCTTGTTTCACACGCAAATCCCAAACATGAGGCTTTCGCTCTcttatcttcttttttatttgtttttcaacTAACCTCCTCTTTCTCAAATAATTATTTACAGCTTGTTTAGGTAAttaaggaaaaggaaaagaaaacaaaaaaactgcTTTCACTCTTGAAAAATATATCTTTCAAAACTTTTATGTACTGTCATACGGGTATTTCCCTTATTATTGGTTACTAgaattacttattttaaaaaaagataaatttttacataaatataacggatttttaaatttaaaaacataattataaatagaaGTTATTCATTTTTAAATATAGTTAATATTTTTAACTAAAGATATAATTATTCTTCCTTAGTGGCacgtgtatttttcttttttttttttaagagagaaCAAGTATATATAAATTATAGTATTAATAAAGAATTGAGAAATTAACCAAAAATCTGCATAAAacaattcaaaacttttaaagATATAATTCATTTTCCTATAATTTGTTACTATTATTTGACAAGTACAACTAAAATATAGTATCAtctatctatctacttaatatattaaaactgaGTTTTCTCTCAACTAATGAAAGTGAagtgtcaatttctcatgaatcaatttttcctccaaaatgaatgaatttaatgaataatgcataattatactaatttaaaaaaatatctttattataattatataaaattaatatttaatgtattattaaactacttatcaattatcaattagaaatatttttaatcattttaatgaataatgcataattattataatttaggaaaatatctttattataattatataaaattaatatttaatacattattaaactaattatcaatcgaaaatatttttaatcatttcaaTTATATTGATActattctaattcttattcattatccaatgattTTATTAGTAGCAAGTTGTtaccttaataataataataataataataatatgtccttaatttgatatttttaattttttttaattagatgttaTCAGACTCTTAACTGAAAAGAAGAGTTTATATCATGATAAAAAACAGGAAGAAGTGACCATTACATTGtgattgatcttcatgatttggagtatgtgaaattttaatatttcacaatAAGATTTTGTTTTGTAACAATTAtctatacatatgcaaaatattttatctttttcattatatattattacttattttacttaattcttgcttttatttagaaatgaaaaaaaataaggtgCACATTGTGAGATCAATTTACAACTCAATTATTCAATTATCTATGTGATCACCAAACAACCGAATACATACTTATTCTccaatttacaaaatttaataaagaCATTGGTAAGCATATtggtttaactttttatttaacatatttgtttatattatatttgtgatcatattatatctatttttatgaatatatttttttgaaacttttttatGTGCACCCGAGGATCTCCGATCCCTTCGTACGGTTTTAGCCTGGTTGGGAGCATGAAATTCTCCGGCATTTGAACGCTCATGACCTCCTTTAAGAAGGGGTTGTCGAGTGTAAGCTTCTCCTTGGGTGGCGTAATACCCAAAGACTCAGTTCCTTTTTTGTTCGAGTCATTCTCGGCCGAGTTTTTAAAAGATTGCTCCGCCATTTTTCTGACTTCAGCTTGGAGTTCTGCTATCATGGTCAATAGCTCGGCCTGCGTGTTCTGGTTTACCCCATTGTCCGCCATATTGGGTATGGAAACTCTGCAAAACAAAGGAGGGGAGCCAGGTAGAGAAAAGATATGGGGTTAGTTACTTATAACTCGGGCTCCACGGTAGGCGCCAAA is a window encoding:
- the LOC112783397 gene encoding F-box/kelch-repeat protein At1g30090 — encoded protein: MQRVRFSSQQGAVHKLGDPQMTLSPKFRLAVIQSSLEYSLRGDPLIPGLPDDVALNCLLRLPVQSHSSCRAVCKRWHLLLGNKERFFTNRRQLGFKDPWLFVFAYHKCTGKIQWQVLDLTHFSWHTIPAMPCKDKVCPHGFRCVSIPRDGTLFVCGGMVSDVDCPLDLVLKYEMQKNRWTVMNRMNTARSFFASGVIDGMLYVAGGNSTDLYELDSAEVLDPLTGNWRSIASMGTNMASYDAAVLNGKLLVTEGWLWPFYVSPRGQVYDPRTDNWENMAVGLREGWTGSSVVVYGHLFVVSELERMKLKVYDMETDSWDAIDGPPLPEQICKPFAVNACDCHIYVVGRNLHVAVGHISRLLPDENSDEKWSFSVRWHVIDAPESLSDLTPSSSQVLFA
- the LOC112784264 gene encoding outer envelope membrane protein 7, translated to MGAITSAVIAVAAVLLGWATIEIACKPCLEMGREAIDRNLNPDYDPDDDNRAIRAPLNPSSAADTDESSSCAPSTAVKSV